From the genome of Brassica oleracea var. oleracea cultivar TO1000 chromosome C4, BOL, whole genome shotgun sequence:
CACACATGAAACTGGACACAATCAGAATTAAACTATTGAATTGTAACTTTAACACAAGTGGGTTTTGGACAAAATATTTAATTTTATTTCCTGCAGTATCATCCAAAATCCGACCTTTTGTAATTTGTATATTTGAGAAAAAAAAACATTGTATGATTAATGTTTCTCTGAAAATATGAATTGCATCAAAGAAAACTGTTAGGATACGGCAAAAGAATTCTCAGGGCTCTTTGTTTGTATGTCCATCCCATTTACGGTCTGTTTTGTTGTGCTGTGACAAATCGGTCCTACTCTTTTTTTTTTGTTTGCTAATTCTCAATCTCTGTATTGCTGGAAAACTTGTCTCTAAGGGGAACCAAGAGTGGCTTTGAAAGGAAGAACGGGTCGCCATTAACCCATTTCTGGTGCGTCATCGTTACTATATCTTATACCTTAATACACACATGAGACTCAAAATCAATGAAAGTATCGAACTGTAACTTAACACAGGTGGGTTTTGGACAAACTATTTGATTTGCGTGCCTTCCGTCACTAAGACACTAAAAACATTTTCATCGAGTTGAATAAAGGTAACCAAAGCAAAGAACTAATACAAGATGAACTGCATCCAAGAAAACTGTTAGAACATTTAACATTTTCGTGGTATGCAAGAAAATCATAGAGTTCATTGTTTGTATATTGGGGATTATAGTGAATATATCCAACGAGCAGAGAAATTCTTGTTTTTCTCTCGAAATGCATTGACAGTTAAGAACGACGTACCGTTTTTTAATTAACAAACGACACGCAAACTAATTTCGTGTCGTGTGTCGTTTCAATCAATCCAAAACAACACAAAGTGTAACTTTTGTTGACTGGAGGAGCAAGCAACTGACGATCGTTTCATGTTTTATTTACAAAGTCGTGTCGGATGGGTTAATTGCATTGCTACTTCCCGATTGTCTAGGGTTTGACGAAGAAGCAAGTTTCTCCCTCCGCCATGAATTCACGGGGATGCAACGTCTCGGAGGATCCTCAAACCATCTGTCCTAGCAGCTCACAACTTAGCGCAATTGATGATTTATTACTGAAGTTACCAATCGATCTTATCGTCGAGATATTCTCGAGGTTGCCGTTGAAGTCTATATCGAGATGTCGTTGCGTATCTAAGCGGTGGGCCTCCTTTCTTCGCCGTTGTGATTTCACGGAGTTGTTCTTGACCAAATCTTTGGCTCGCCCGCAGCTTTTGTTCGCCTGCCGAACACAGAGGGAGACGGAGTTGCTCTTCTTCTCTTCACCTCAGCTTCAACATCCTGATGAGAACTTGTCTACTATAACCGCCGATCATCAAGTGAGTTTCCCCTTTGAGAGCGTCTATGATATATCTAGTCCTGTCAATGGCTTTGTCTGTATACGAGATGATTTGATGTTAAAAGATAGGAAGACCCAAGAGCTTGTGTCGGTGATATGTAACCCTAGCACGAGACAATGCTTTCCTTTACCCAAAATGAATATTGATCCACTAGTGAAAAAGAGTACTCCGGTGAGAAGCTTTTTAGGGTATGATCCCATTGAGAAACAAGACAAGGTATTGGCAATGATCAAACGATATGATACAGTTGTGGATCATCAAGTTCTCACATTAAGAGGCTCCGGGAACCTGACATGGAGAAAGGCTGAATGTGGCATACCCCATTTTCCTCCGAATCCAGACTCTATTTGCATCGGCGGTGTTTTGTATTACGCTGCTAGAGCTTCCAGTGGTGGTTATATGATAGTTTGCTTTGATGTCAGATCTGAGAAGTACAGCTTTGTTAAATTCACGGAAAGAGAAAAGTATTTTGCAACTCTGATAAACTTCCAAGGTAAATTGGCTTCGCTAATGGCGCATCCCAACCCCCTTTTTATTAGTGGAACAAGTACAAGTTTTGAGATGTGGATTCTACGAGACCCTGAAAAACATGGATGGTATCCACGTATATTCAATTTACCTCCTACGTGGAAGGATGTAGTTGGAGGGGAGGAGTTATTATTTAGAGGAGTGACTGCTACAAATGAATTTGTTTTGTCCTGCAACTGCAAATCTTCATCCGAGCCTTTCCATGTTTACTACTACAATTTCATCATGGAAACTATAACCAGAGTTGAAATCCAAGGAATGGGAGCGTTTGAGAGGGGTTCTATAGTTGGCATATTTCCAAACCATGGAGCAGATGTGAAGCTTGTGTAATTGTTTTTGAACTTAATAGCATAGGCTGGATCTAAAGTTCTCATCTTGAAGATCTTAATGAAAGCCCTTATCTTTTCCACTGATTTTGTGTTGTTGTAACTTATTTCCCATATCTGTTGTTCAGTGGCTCATGCACACACTATGGAGCAATGATTGTCCTAAATTATGTTTTTGAATTCACTTCCAGACAATAGCTATGTATTGTTTTACGTTTGAAATTGGTCTGTACATTGATTGGCACATCATAGTTGGAATCTATCTGAGTTGTTGTCATCCTTTGTTCATCCGTCTACGAGCCAAAACATTAATGATAAACTCAGTTTGGCTATATAGCTTGTTATTGTGCTGTTTGTTTTATACTGAAGGAGGCTTGGGGGTGTGGTGGATTCCTTTGCGGATCGGATCTCATGGCCCTGCCTGTTTCTCAGAGATAGGCTGCAGAATTCTCTAGGACAACACTACTGTGGACTCCAATTTCTTTCTGCAAAAATAAATATGTTGGAACAAGTTCGGCAAAGCCGTCTTTACTTCTACACTGAAATCATGTTAAGGGTCATCTACTTCCAATAGGTATGTGAGCCAGTCATTTGACTAACAAGAATGGGATGTGTGTCCTTCAGCGGTTAGCTCATCTGTTGTGCAATCTGATCCTAGTAAAACCATACCAGCATCTGCTTTGGAGAAAGTTGCTCTTAGAACTAACTTGTAGTGAGGGTAATGAGTATGAACGGCTACTTGACTCAGTGTTCAC
Proteins encoded in this window:
- the LOC106340261 gene encoding F-box protein DOR-like; the encoded protein is MNSRGCNVSEDPQTICPSSSQLSAIDDLLLKLPIDLIVEIFSRLPLKSISRCRCVSKRWASFLRRCDFTELFLTKSLARPQLLFACRTQRETELLFFSSPQLQHPDENLSTITADHQVSFPFESVYDISSPVNGFVCIRDDLMLKDRKTQELVSVICNPSTRQCFPLPKMNIDPLVKKSTPVRSFLGYDPIEKQDKVLAMIKRYDTVVDHQVLTLRGSGNLTWRKAECGIPHFPPNPDSICIGGVLYYAARASSGGYMIVCFDVRSEKYSFVKFTEREKYFATLINFQGKLASLMAHPNPLFISGTSTSFEMWILRDPEKHGWYPRIFNLPPTWKDVVGGEELLFRGVTATNEFVLSCNCKSSSEPFHVYYYNFIMETITRVEIQGMGAFERGSIVGIFPNHGADVKLV